One Haliaeetus albicilla chromosome 11, bHalAlb1.1, whole genome shotgun sequence genomic window carries:
- the ICAM4 gene encoding intercellular adhesion molecule 4 isoform X2, which yields MMDPCRTWGAMALLCLLVPGGHPGPCRVSIYPEEPTVEFGSSLLLNCTSSCRNYSRLNWEVSTTKMGMQGPGWVSLSIPNVTSWSLELQCFGIFGQQRNIAKTTLHAYRFSPPQIYLEGDTVAGKEARVTCNASAQVSPHDPPNLHLTLWGGGLPPSTHRGPSVGLSFTAQLEQHGQEVMCEAVLRLGRRTVNASAVVTLWVWAAPHDVQVWAPQTTFTTGDNLTVMCRAEGNPPPQLHWEMPTNTSWELWDGGTTITIPAAQRVHDGTYRCLAENHYGAGAASIDLVFQGSSRSPLIPVVVTLAVVTVLAVVAVSWWLYRTQGWKLMPS from the exons ATGATGGATCCCTGCCGGACCTGGGGGGCGATGGCCTTACTCTGCCTCCTCGTGCCGGGGG GGCACCCTGGTCCTTGCCGGGTGTCCATCTACCCCGAGGAACCGACGGTGGAGTTTGGCAGCTCTCTCCTCCTCAATTGCACCAGTTCTTGCCGTAACTACAGCCGGCTGAACTGGGAGGTCTCCACCACCAAGATGGGGATGCAGGGACCCGGCTGGGTGTCCCTCAGCATCCCCAACGTCACCAGCTGGAGCTTGGAGCTCCAGTGCTTCGGCATTTTCGGGCAGCAGCGGAATATCGCCAAGACCACCCTCCACGCTTACC GGTTCTCGCCTCCCCAAATTTACCTGGAGGGTGACACGGTGGCTGGCAAAGAGGCGCGTGTCACCTGCAACGCGTCCGCCCAGGTCTCCCCCCACGACCCCCCAAATCTCCACCTGacgctgtggggtggggggctcccccccagcacccaccgaGGTCCCTCCGTGGGGTTGAGTTTCACGGCGCAGCTGGAGCAGCATGGCCAGGAGGTGATGTGCGAGGCCGTGTTACGGCTCGGGCGCCGTACGGTCAACGCCAGCGCCGTGGTTACGCTGTGGGTCTGGG ctgccccccacGATGTCCAGGTGTGGGCACCGCAGACCACCTTCACCACCGGTGACAACCTCACAGTGATGTGCCGGGCAGAGGGGAACCCCCCACCACAGCTCCACTGGGAGATGCCCACCAACAccagctgggagctgtgggacGGCGGCACCACCATCACCATCCCGGCTGCCCAACGGGTTCACGACGGCACCTACCGCTGCCTGGCCGAGAACCACTACGGCGCCGGCGCTGCCAGCATCGACCTTGTCTTCCAAG GATCCTCCCGCAGCCCCCTGATCCCCGTGGTCGTGACCTTGGCCGTGGTCACCGTACTGGCCGTTGTCGCCGTCTCCTGGTGGCTTTATCGCACCCAAGGCTGGAAGCTGATGCCTAGCTAG
- the ICAM4 gene encoding intercellular adhesion molecule 4 isoform X1 codes for MMDPCRTWGAMALLCLLVPGGCPLPGHPGPCRVSIYPEEPTVEFGSSLLLNCTSSCRNYSRLNWEVSTTKMGMQGPGWVSLSIPNVTSWSLELQCFGIFGQQRNIAKTTLHAYRFSPPQIYLEGDTVAGKEARVTCNASAQVSPHDPPNLHLTLWGGGLPPSTHRGPSVGLSFTAQLEQHGQEVMCEAVLRLGRRTVNASAVVTLWVWAAPHDVQVWAPQTTFTTGDNLTVMCRAEGNPPPQLHWEMPTNTSWELWDGGTTITIPAAQRVHDGTYRCLAENHYGAGAASIDLVFQGSSRSPLIPVVVTLAVVTVLAVVAVSWWLYRTQGWKLMPS; via the exons ATGATGGATCCCTGCCGGACCTGGGGGGCGATGGCCTTACTCTGCCTCCTCGTGCCGGGGG GGTGCCCTCTCCCAGGGCACCCTGGTCCTTGCCGGGTGTCCATCTACCCCGAGGAACCGACGGTGGAGTTTGGCAGCTCTCTCCTCCTCAATTGCACCAGTTCTTGCCGTAACTACAGCCGGCTGAACTGGGAGGTCTCCACCACCAAGATGGGGATGCAGGGACCCGGCTGGGTGTCCCTCAGCATCCCCAACGTCACCAGCTGGAGCTTGGAGCTCCAGTGCTTCGGCATTTTCGGGCAGCAGCGGAATATCGCCAAGACCACCCTCCACGCTTACC GGTTCTCGCCTCCCCAAATTTACCTGGAGGGTGACACGGTGGCTGGCAAAGAGGCGCGTGTCACCTGCAACGCGTCCGCCCAGGTCTCCCCCCACGACCCCCCAAATCTCCACCTGacgctgtggggtggggggctcccccccagcacccaccgaGGTCCCTCCGTGGGGTTGAGTTTCACGGCGCAGCTGGAGCAGCATGGCCAGGAGGTGATGTGCGAGGCCGTGTTACGGCTCGGGCGCCGTACGGTCAACGCCAGCGCCGTGGTTACGCTGTGGGTCTGGG ctgccccccacGATGTCCAGGTGTGGGCACCGCAGACCACCTTCACCACCGGTGACAACCTCACAGTGATGTGCCGGGCAGAGGGGAACCCCCCACCACAGCTCCACTGGGAGATGCCCACCAACAccagctgggagctgtgggacGGCGGCACCACCATCACCATCCCGGCTGCCCAACGGGTTCACGACGGCACCTACCGCTGCCTGGCCGAGAACCACTACGGCGCCGGCGCTGCCAGCATCGACCTTGTCTTCCAAG GATCCTCCCGCAGCCCCCTGATCCCCGTGGTCGTGACCTTGGCCGTGGTCACCGTACTGGCCGTTGTCGCCGTCTCCTGGTGGCTTTATCGCACCCAAGGCTGGAAGCTGATGCCTAGCTAG
- the MRPL4 gene encoding large ribosomal subunit protein uL4m has translation MIRTGGSGLVAAAVRAWARGRAGAAGVSSGPTGPPAAPEPRREKLLLPVLPRSPVLRACSIPVPPHRSPVQAWVESLRHHDDEHQGLTDLHPDVFAVRPRLDILHMVAMWQKNFKRISYAKVKTRAEVRGGGRKPWRQKGSGRARHGSIRSPLWRGGGIAHGPRGPTSYYYMLPMKVRVLGLKVALTVKLMQDDLHIVDSLEIPTADPQYLVDLAQYRHWGRSVLIVDVNKMPENIETATASLKTINLIPALGLNVHSMLKHETLVLTLDTVTFLEKKLLWHDTRYSALYPFSMPYSDFP, from the exons ATGATCCGTACGGGGGGGTCCGGCCTTGTCGCCGCCGCCGTCCGGGCCTgggcccggggccgggctggggccGCGGGG GTCTCGTCCGGGCCCACCGGGCCCCCCGCGGCTCCCGAGCCCCGCAGGG agAAGCTGCTGTTGCCAGTGCTGCCGCGGTCCCCGGTCCTGCGGGCCTGCAgcatccccgtccccccccaccgCTCCCCCGTGCAGGCCTGGGTGGAGTCGCTGCGGCATCACGATGACGAACACCAGGGCCTGACCGATCTTCATCCCGATGTCTTCGCTGTCAGGCccag GCTCGACATCCTGCACATGGTGGCCATGTGGCAGAAGAATTTCAAGAGGATC AGCTACGCCAAGGTGAAGACGCGGGCGGAGGTGCGGGGGGGTGGCAGGAAGCCGTGGCGGCAGAAGGGATCAGGTCGAGCCCGGCACGGCAGCATCCGCTCGCCCCTGTGGCGCGGGG GGGGCATCGCCCACGGGCCGCGGGGTCCCACCAGCTACTACTACATGCTGCCCATGAAGGTGCGGGTGCTGGGGCTGAAGGTGGCACTGACGGTGAAGCTGATGCAG GATGACCTTCACATCGTCGACAGCCTGGAGATACCCACTGCTGATCCCCAGTATCTGGTGGACCTGGCACAGTACCGGCACTGGGGCCGCTCCGTCCTCATCGTCGACGT CAACAAGATGCCGGAGAACATCGAAACTGCCACAGCCAGTTTGAAAACCATCAACCTGATCCCAGCGTTAG GTCTCAATGTGCACAGCATGCTGAAGCATGAGACGCTGGTGCTCACGTTGGACACCGTCACCTTCCTGGAGAAGAAGCTGCTGTGGCACGACACCCGTTACTCGGCGCTCTACCCCTTCTCCATGCCCTACAGTGACTTCCCCtag
- the S1PR2 gene encoding sphingosine 1-phosphate receptor 2 isoform X1 produces the protein MLQPVGGQELCAAGTGSRTGTGTGTGKTTGLRSPGLPAPCPGSAEVGGTGGERRRGRRGTMGSIYKEYFNTEKIREHYNYTKEGSESSPTTSRWVVSILIVVLCCFIVLENLLVLISVCRNKKFHSAMYIFIGNLAFSDLLAGLAFMANILLSGATTFNLTPVQWFVREGTAFATLAASVFSLLAIAIERHVAITKVKVYSSDKNCRMVLLIGACWVIAAAIGSLPIMGWNCMSDLRDCSTVLPLYSKRYVLFVITIFTLILLTIVGLYSRIYCIVRSSHAEIATAQTLALLKTVTIVLGAFIVCWLPAFIILLMDASCPVRACRILYKANYFFAFATLNSAANPIIYTLRSRDMRREFLRVLCCCGAGRRDQPAGRCGLPLRTSSSLDRCTPKYELPTSPITRDCTTSV, from the exons ATGTTGCAACCGGTCGGCGGGCAGGAGCTCTGCGCTGCCGGTACCGGCAGccgcaccggcaccggcaccgggaccGGGAAAACAACCG GTCTCCGCAGCCCCGGATTGCCGGCACCATGTCCCGGCAGCGCTGAGGTCGGCGGGACGGGCGGCGAGCGGCGCCGCGGCCGGCGAGGAACCATGGGGAGCATCTACAAGGAATACTTCAACACGGAGAAGATCCGGGAGCACTATAACTACACCAAGGAGGGCTCGGAAAGCTCCCCCACCACCTCCCGTTGGGTGGTCTCCATCCTCATCGTCGTGTTGTGCTGCTTCATCGTGCTGGAGAACCTGCTGGTCCTCATCTCCGTTTGCCGCAACAAGAAGTTTCACTCGGCCATGTACATCTTCATCGGGAACTTGGCTTTCTCCGATCTCTTGGCCGGGTTGGCCTTCATGGCCAACATCTTGCTCTCCGGAGCCACCACCTTCAACCTGACGCCGGTGCAGTGGTTCGTACGGGAAGGCACGGCCTTCGCCACGTTGGCCGCCTCCGTCTTCAGCTTGTTGGCCATCGCTATCGAGCGCCACGTGGCCATCACCAAGGTCAAGGTCTACAGCAGCGACAAGAACTGTCGGATGGTGCTGCTCATCGGGGCTTGTTGGGTGATCGCCGCCGCCATCGGCAGCCTCCCCATCATGGGTTGGAACTGCATGAGTGACCTGCGGGATTGCTCCACCGtcctgcccctctactccaaACGTTATGTCCTCTTCGTCATCACCATCTTCACCCTCATCCTCCTCACCATCGTGGGGCTCTACAGCCGCATCTACTGCATCGTGCGCTCCAGCCACGCCGAGATCGCCACCGCCCAGACCCTGGCCTTGCTCAAGACGGTCACCATCGTCCTGGGCGCCTTCATCGTCTGCTGGCTACCGGCCTTCATCATCCTCCTCATGGACGCCTCCTGCCCCGTCCGGGCGTGCCGGATCCTCTATAAGGCGAACTATTTTTTTGCCTTCGCCACGCTCAACTCGGCCGCCAACCCCATCATCTACACGCTACGGAGCAGGGACATGCGCCGGGAGTTCCTGCgggtgctctgctgctgcggggccgggcgccGGGACCAGCCCGCCGGCCGTTGCGGGCTCCCGCTCCGCACCTCCAGCTCGCTGGACCGCTGCACCCCAAAATACGAGTTACCCACCTCGCCTATTACCCGTGACTGTACCACCTCCGTCTAG
- the S1PR2 gene encoding sphingosine 1-phosphate receptor 2 isoform X2 yields the protein MGSIYKEYFNTEKIREHYNYTKEGSESSPTTSRWVVSILIVVLCCFIVLENLLVLISVCRNKKFHSAMYIFIGNLAFSDLLAGLAFMANILLSGATTFNLTPVQWFVREGTAFATLAASVFSLLAIAIERHVAITKVKVYSSDKNCRMVLLIGACWVIAAAIGSLPIMGWNCMSDLRDCSTVLPLYSKRYVLFVITIFTLILLTIVGLYSRIYCIVRSSHAEIATAQTLALLKTVTIVLGAFIVCWLPAFIILLMDASCPVRACRILYKANYFFAFATLNSAANPIIYTLRSRDMRREFLRVLCCCGAGRRDQPAGRCGLPLRTSSSLDRCTPKYELPTSPITRDCTTSV from the coding sequence ATGGGGAGCATCTACAAGGAATACTTCAACACGGAGAAGATCCGGGAGCACTATAACTACACCAAGGAGGGCTCGGAAAGCTCCCCCACCACCTCCCGTTGGGTGGTCTCCATCCTCATCGTCGTGTTGTGCTGCTTCATCGTGCTGGAGAACCTGCTGGTCCTCATCTCCGTTTGCCGCAACAAGAAGTTTCACTCGGCCATGTACATCTTCATCGGGAACTTGGCTTTCTCCGATCTCTTGGCCGGGTTGGCCTTCATGGCCAACATCTTGCTCTCCGGAGCCACCACCTTCAACCTGACGCCGGTGCAGTGGTTCGTACGGGAAGGCACGGCCTTCGCCACGTTGGCCGCCTCCGTCTTCAGCTTGTTGGCCATCGCTATCGAGCGCCACGTGGCCATCACCAAGGTCAAGGTCTACAGCAGCGACAAGAACTGTCGGATGGTGCTGCTCATCGGGGCTTGTTGGGTGATCGCCGCCGCCATCGGCAGCCTCCCCATCATGGGTTGGAACTGCATGAGTGACCTGCGGGATTGCTCCACCGtcctgcccctctactccaaACGTTATGTCCTCTTCGTCATCACCATCTTCACCCTCATCCTCCTCACCATCGTGGGGCTCTACAGCCGCATCTACTGCATCGTGCGCTCCAGCCACGCCGAGATCGCCACCGCCCAGACCCTGGCCTTGCTCAAGACGGTCACCATCGTCCTGGGCGCCTTCATCGTCTGCTGGCTACCGGCCTTCATCATCCTCCTCATGGACGCCTCCTGCCCCGTCCGGGCGTGCCGGATCCTCTATAAGGCGAACTATTTTTTTGCCTTCGCCACGCTCAACTCGGCCGCCAACCCCATCATCTACACGCTACGGAGCAGGGACATGCGCCGGGAGTTCCTGCgggtgctctgctgctgcggggccgggcgccGGGACCAGCCCGCCGGCCGTTGCGGGCTCCCGCTCCGCACCTCCAGCTCGCTGGACCGCTGCACCCCAAAATACGAGTTACCCACCTCGCCTATTACCCGTGACTGTACCACCTCCGTCTAG